CGGCCGGCCCACCGGCACCCTGGCCGCCGCCATCGGCGAGGCTGCGTTCCTGACCGGGCTCGAACGCAACAGCGACGTCGTCATCGGCTCGATGTACGCGCCGGTGCTGGTGCACGAGAACCAGGCCAACTGGCCGGTCAACCTGATCGGGCTCGACGCCGGGAGCAGCTACGGCTCGCCGTCGTACTGGGTGCAGCAGATGTTCTCCAGCACCCTCGGCAAGCAGATCGTGACCAGCCGCCTCAACCAGGGCAGCCCCCTACGGCAGGTGGTCAACGTGACCACGAAGAGCGGAAGGAAGACCTTCACGGTCAAACTCGTCAACCCGACCGGGCAGGTGCAGACCGCACGGCTGGCGCTCACCGGCGTCACCGCCGTCGACGGCACCGGCACGCTCACCACACTCACCGGCGATCCGGCGGGACGCAACAGCCTCGCCGCGCCGGCCACCATCGTGCCGCAGACCAGGGAGATCACCGGCCTGGCCGCGACGTCGAAGCTGACGTTGCCGGCCAACTCCGTGACGACGCTGGTCCTCACCGGCCGCTAGAACCCCGGGACGCGGCGCGTTTACCGCCGCCCGCGCCGCGTCCCGGTACCAACCAGGAGGGAGGACACCGTGGGAGAACCACTCACCGTCGGCGTCGACTTCGGCACGCTGTCGGGCCGCGCGGTGGTCGTGCGCGTGGCTGACGGGGCCGAACTCGGCTCCGGCGTTTTCGAGTACCCGCACGGGGTGCTCGACGAGACGCTGCCCGGCACCGGCCGCGCACTGCCGCCGGAATGGGCGCTGCAGGTGCCCGCGGACTACGTCGGAGTGCTCCGCAACGCCGTACCGGCGGCGCTGCGGGACGCCGGCGTCGACGCGGGCGACGTCGTCGGCATCGCCACCGACTTCACCGCGTGCACGATGGTGCCGACGACCGCGGACGGGACGCCGCTGTGCGAACTGCCCGAGTTCGAAGGCAACCCGCACGCGTACGTGAAGCTGTGGAAGCACCACTCGGCCCAGCCGCAGGCCGTGCGCATCAACGAGCTGGCCCGCACCCGCGGCGAGAAGTGGCTCCCGCGCTACGGCGGGCTGATCTCGTCGGAATGGGAGTTCGCCAAGGCGCTCGAGCTGTTCGAAGAGGCGCCGGAGGTCTACGCCGCGATGCGGCACTGGGTCGAGGCCGCCGACTGGATCGTCTGGCAGCTCACCGGGACCTACGTCCGCAACGCCTGCACGGCCGGCTACAAGGGGATCCTGCAGGACGGCCAGTACCCGAGCCGTGACTTCCTCCGCGAGCTCGCCCCCGGCTTCGAGTCCTTCGTCGCCGACAAGCTCGAGCACCCGCTGGGCCAGCTGGGGTCCCGCGCCGGTTCGCTGACCGCGGAAGCCGCGGCCTGGACCGGGCTGCCCGAGGGCATCGCGGTCGCCGTCGGCAACGTCGACGCGCACGTCACCGCGCCCGCCGCCCAGGCCGTCGAGCCCGGGCAGATGGTGGCGATCATGGGCACCTCCACGTGCCACGTGATGAACGGCGCCGAGCTGCGCGAGGTCCCCGGCATGTGCGGCGTCGTCGAAGGCGGCATCGTCGCCGGGCTGTGGGGGTACGAAGCCGGGCAGAGCGGCGTCGGCGACATCTTCGGCTGGTTCGTCGAGCACGGCGTCCCGGCGTCGTACGCGAGCCCCGACGGCGTGCACGAGCACCTCACCCGGCTCGCCGCCCAGCAGGAGATCGGCGAACACGGCCTGATCGCCCTGGACTGGCACAGCGGCAACCGGTCGGTGCTGGTCGACCACGAGCTCTCCGGCGTGGTCGTCGGGCAGACGCTCGCCACCCGCGCCGAGGACGTCTACCGCGCGCTGCTGGAGGCCACCGCCTTCGGCACCCGCAAGATCATCGAGACGTTCAACGCCGCCGGCGTCCCGGTCACCGAGCTGATCATCGCGGGCGGGCTGACGAAGAACGCGCTGCTGATGCAGATCTACGCCGACGTCACCAACCTCCCGCTGTCGGTGATCGGCTCGGCGCAGGGACCGGCGCTCGGGTCGGCCATCCACGCGGCCGTCGCCGCCGGGGCCCACGCCGACATCCGCGTGGCCGCCGCCGCGATGGGCTCGGTCGAGCGCGCGGTGTACCGGCCGGTGGCCGCGCACGTCGCCGCCTACGACGAGCTGTACGCCGAATACACGGAACTGCACGACTACTTCGGCCGTGGCGGCAACGATGTCATGCACCGTCTCGCCGCCCGCCGCCGTGCCGTTTCCCAGGCCGTCTCCCAGGTCGTCGCGAAAGGACAGTCCTGATGTCGCTGACCGGTGAAGTCCTCGACACCGTCGCCGAGCTGCGGGAGACCGTGGCGAAGCTGCACGGCGAGCTGACCCGCAACGCGCTGGTCATCTGGACCGCGGGCAACGTCTCGGCGCGCGTCCCCGGCCGTGACCTGCTGGTCATCAAGCCCTCGGGCGTGTCCTACGACAACCTGTCCGCCGACACGATGGTCGTCACCGACCTGCACGGCGAGCTCGTCGAAGGCGACCTCGCGCCGTCGTCCGACACCGCCGCGCACGCCTACGTCTACCGGCACATGCCGGAGATCGGCGGGGTCGTCCACACGCACTCGACCTACGCCACGGCGTGGGCGGCCCGTGGCGAGCCGATCCCGTGCGTGCTCACGATGATCGCCGACGAGTTCGGCGGGGAGATCCCGGTCGGGCCGTTCGCCCTGATCGGCGACGACTCCATCGGCCGCGGCATCGTCGAAACGCTTCGCTCCAGCCGGTCGCCGGCGGTACTGATGCGCAACCACGGCCCGTTCACCGTCGGCCGCACCGCGCGTGACGCGGTCAAGGCCGCGGTGATGGTCGAGGACGTCGCCCGCACCGTGCACAAGGCCTTCGAGCTCGGTACGCCCGAACCCCTGCCGCCCGAGGACGTCGACCGGCTCTACGCCCGGTACCAGAACGTCTACGGCCAGCACTGAACTCTCTCGAGGAGAACGATGACCCGCGCGTCGAAACCCCAAGTCTGGTTCCTCACCGGCAGCCAGGGACTCTACGGCGAGGAGACCCTGGAGCAGGTGGCCGGCCAGTCCCTGCACATCCAGCAGCTGCTGGCCGCCTCCGGCGGGCTGCCCGCCGAGATCGTCGGCAAGCCGGTGCTGACCGAGGCCTCGGCCATCCGCCGGGTGCTGCAGGAAGCGAACACCGACGCCGACTGCGTCGGCGTGATCGCGTGGATGCACACCTTCTCGCCCGCGAAGATGTGGATCACCGGCCTGGACGCCCTGCGCAAGCCGCTGCTGCACCTGCACACCCAGCTCAACGAAGCCCTGCCGTGGTCGACCATCGACATGGACTTCATGAACCTCAACCAGGCCGCGCACGGCGACCGTGAGTTCGGGTTCATCCAGACCCGGCTCGGCGTGCCACGCAAGACCGTGGCCGGCCACGTCTCCGACCCGGCCGTCGTCGCGCGGATCGACGCGTGGGCGCGGGCCGCGATCGGTGCCGACCACCTGCGGAACCTGCGGCTGGCCCGGTTCGGCGACAACATGCGCGACGTCGCCGTGACCGAAGGCGACAAGGTCGAGGCCGAGCTGCGGTTCGGCGTCTCGGTCAACACCTACGGGGTGAACGACCTGGTCGAACGGGTCGATAGTGTGTCTGATGTGGACGACCTGGTCGCGGCCTACGCCGATGCGTACGCGGTGGTCCCGGAGCTGGCGGCCGGGGGAGCGCGGCACGAGTCGCTGCGCTACGCGGCCAAGATCGAGGCCGGGCTGCGGAAGTTCCTCACCGACGGCGGCTTCGGCGCGTTCACCACGAACTTCGAGGACCTGGGCGGGCTGCGGCAGCTGCCCGGCCTCGCCGTGCAGCGGCTGATGGCTGACGGCTACGGCTTCGGCGGCGAAGGTGACTGGAAGACCTCGGCGCTGCTCGCCGCGGTCAAGGCGATGGGCGTCGGCAAGAGCCTCGGCACGTCGTTCATGGAGGACTACACCTACCACTTCGGGCCGGGCACGCCGAAGATCCTCGGCGCGCACATGCTGGAGGTCTGCCCGAGCATCGCGTCGGCGAAGCCCTCGTGCGAGATCCACGCGCTCGGCATCGGCGGCCGCGAGGACCCGGTCCGGCTGGTGTTCGACGCCACGCCCGGGCCCGGCGTCGTCCTCGGCCTGGTCGACCTCGGCGACCGGTTCCGGCTGGTGGCCAACGAGATCGAGGTCGTCGCGCCGGACGAGCCGCTGCCGAAACTGCCCGTCGCGCGGGCGGTCTGGGAGCCGGCGCCGTCGCTCTCGACGTCCGCGGAGTCGTGGATCACCGCGGGCGGCCCGCACCACACCGTGCTCACCCAGGCCGTCGGCACGGAAACCCTCCGCGATTTCGCGAACCTGCTCGGTGTCGAGCTCCTGGTCATCGACCAGGACACGACCCCGCACGGCTTCGCCGATCGCATCCGCTGGAACCAGGCTTATCACCGGCTCGCCCAAGGTTTCTGACTCGGCACTTTCACGTGAAAGTGCCGGGTTGTTCAGAAAGGAAGAAGGAACAATGAAGTTCAGCAGAGGAATCGCGGCCGTCGCCGCCGCGGGGCTCGTGCTCACGCTGTCGGCGTGCGGCTCGAGCCAGAAGACCGCGGACCAGACGGCGGCGCCCGGTGCCGCCGGCGCGGCGGGCGGCCTGGTCGGCGTCACCATGCCGACCAAGTCGTCGGAGCGCTGGATCCACGACGGCGACAACATCAAGTCGGCGCTGGAGAAGCTCGGCTACAAGGTCGACCTGCAGTACGCCGAGAACGACATCCCCACCCAGGTGAACCAGATCGAGAACCAGATCACCAAGGGCGCCAAGCTCCTGGTCGTCGCCTCGATCGACGGCACCGCCATCACCACCCAGCTGCAGGAGGCGGCCGACAAGAAGATCCCGGTCATCGCCTACGACCGGCTGATCCGCAATTCACCGAACGTCGACTACTACGCCACCTTCGACAACTTCAAGGTCGGCGTCGAGCAGGCGAACTCGCTGGTCAAGGGCCTGGGCACGGGCGCGGGGCCGTTCAACATCGAGCTGTTCGCCGGTTCGCCGGACGACAACAACGCCACCTTCTTCTTCAACGGCGCGATGTCCGTCCTCAAGCCCCTGATGGACAGCGGCAAGCTGGTCGTCAAGAGCGGCCAGACCGACTTCGCCCGCGCGGCCATCCTCCGCTGGGACCCGGCCACCGCGCAGCGCCGCATGGAGGACCTGCTCACCAAGACCTACACCGGTGGCGCGAAGGTCCAGGGCGTGCTCTCGCCGTACGACGGCCTGTCCATCGGCATCCTGTCGGCGCTGAAGAGCAACGGCTACGGCACCGGCGGCCAGGCGTACCCGATCGTCACCGGGCAGGACGCCGAGGTCGCCTCGGTCAAGTCCATCATCGCCGGTGAGCAGTACTCGACGATCTTCAAGGACACCCGCATCCTCGCCGACACCACCGTCAAGATGGCCGACGCGGTGCTCAAGGGTGGCAAGCCCGAGGTCAACAACACGAAGGACTACGACAACGGCAAGAAGGTCGTCCCGTCGTACCTGCTGCAGCCGGTCACCGTGGACAAGACGAACTACCAGAAGGAACTCGTCGACTCGGGCTACTACACGGCAGGTCAGCTGAAATGACCGAACTGCTCGGCATGCGCGGGATCACCAAGACCTTCCCCGGGGTCAAGGCGCTGTCGGACGTCACTCTTTCCGTGCGCCGCGGGGAAATCCACGCGATCTGCGGGGAGAACGGCGCCGGGAAGTCCACCCTGATGAAGGTGCTCTCGGGCGTCTACCCCCACGGGTCGTACGACGGCGAGATCACCTTCGACGGGCAGCGGTGCGAGTTCGGGTCGGTGCGCGACAGCGAACGGCGCGGGATCGTGATCATCCACCAGGAACTCGCGCTGTGCGGACAGTTGTCGATCGCGGAGAACATCTTCCTCGGCAACGAACAGGGCAAGCGCGGCTGGATCGACTGGAATCGCACCAATCACGAGGCCGGCGCGCTGCTCAAGCGCGTCGGCCTCGCCGAAAACGCCACGCGGGCGGTGCAGGAACTCGGTGTCGGCAAGCAGCAGCTCGTCGAGATCGCCAAGGCGCTGTCCAAAGAGGTCAAGCTGCTGATCCTCGACGAGCCCACCGCGGCGCTCAACGACGACGACTCGGCCCACCTGCTCGAGCTGCTGCGCGGGCTGCGGGACGAGGGCGTCACGTGCGTGATCATCTCGCACAAGCTCGGCGAGGTGACGGCGATCGCCGACACCGTCACGATCCTGCGTGACGGCAAGACGATCGAAACGCTCGACGCGGCGGAGCTGACTGAAGAGCGCATCATCACCGGCATGGTCGGCCGTGACCTCGAGCACCGGTTCCCGCCCCGGGAGCCGGAGATCGGCGAAGAGGTGCTGCGGATCGAGGACTGGACCGTGCACAGCCCGACCCAGGCCGGGCGGGTCGTCGTCGACCACGCGTCGCTTTCGCTGCGGCGCGGGGAGATCGTCGGCCTGGCCGGGCTGATGGGCGCGGGCCGCACCGAGCTCGCGATGAGCGTGTTCGGCCGGTCGTGGGGCAAGGACATCTCCGGCCGGATCTTCAAGCACGGCCAGGAGATCGACGTCCGGTCGGTGCGGGAGGCCGTCCGCCACGGCATCGCCTACGCCACCGAGGACCGGAAGCGCTACGGGCTCAACCTGATCGAGGACATCCAGCGCAACGTGTCCGCGGCCGGGCTGGGCAAGCTGGCCAAGCGCGGCTGGGTCAACGAGCACGCCGAGCACGACACCGCCAACCGGTACCACCGCGACCTGCGGATCAAGGCGCCGAGCGTGCAGAGCGTGACCGGGAAGCTCTCCGGCGGCAACCAGCAGAAGGTCGTGCTGGCCAAGTGGATCTTCACCGACCCGGACGTGCTGATCCTCGACGAGCCGACCCGCGGCATCGACGTCGGCGCGAAGTTCGAGATCTACACGATCATCAACGAACTGGCCGCGCAGGGGAAGGCCGTGCTGGTCATCTCCTCCGAGCTGCCGGAGCTGCTCGGGCTCTGCGACCGGATCTACGCGCTGTCGGCGGGCCGGATCACCGGCGTGGCCGAGCGCGAAGAAGCCACTCAGGAACTGCTGATGCAGTACATGACTAAGGAACGGGAATGACCACGACCGAAGCGCGGCCCGCCGTGCCCCCGGTTGAGCGCTCCAAGCGGAGGATCTCGATCAACCCGCGCCAGAGCGGCATCTACGTCGCGTTCGCGCTGATCGTGGTGCTGTTCGAGGTGCTCACCGGTGGCGCGCTGCTGGAGCCGCAGAACATCTCCAACATCATCGTGCAGAACAGCTACGTGCTGATCCTCGCGATCGGGATGATCCTGGTGATCATCTCCGGGCACATCGACCTGTCCGCCGGGTCGGTCGTCGCGATGACCGGCGCGGTGTCGGCGGTGCTGATGGTGAACTCGCACGTGCCGTGGTTCGTGGCGGTGCTGATCACCCTCGTCGTCGGCGCGGCGATCGGCGCGTGGCAGGGCTACTGGGTCGCCTACTTCGGCATCCCGGCGTTCATCGTGACGCTCGCCGGCATGCTGGCGTTCCGGGCACTGACCCTGTCGGTACTGGGCAACCAGGGCATCGGCCCGTTCCCGGACGCGATCCGGACGCTGTCGAACGGCTTCACCGACGGCTACCTGGGCAACATCGCCCTCGGCCCGCTCGGCGGCGCCGACCTGGTGTCGGTGCTCGCCGGCGTCGCCGCGGTGGCCGGGATCGTGTTCACGCAGTGGCGCAAGCGGGCCGGTCGGCTGGGCTACGGCCAGGAAGTCGATCCCTTCCCGGTCTTCGTGCTCAAGATCGCCGGGATCGCGGTGCTGGTGCTCGCGCTGGTCGTGCAGCTGGCGCGGTTCAAGAACCTGCCGTGGGTGCTCATCCTGCTCGCGGTGCTGGTGCTCGGCTACTCGCTGGTGGCCGGGAAGTCGGTGTTCGGCCGGCACATCTACGCCGTGGGCGGCAACCTGCAGGCCGCGACGCTCTCGGGCGTCAAGGTCAAGCAGGTGACGTTCTGGATCTTCGTCAACATGGGCGTGCTGGCCGCGCTGGCGGGCATCATCTTCGCCGGCCGGCTCAACCAGGCGGGCCCGACGGCCGGTGTCAACTTCGAGCTGGACGCGATCGCGGCGGCGTTCATCGGCGGCGCGGCCGTCCAGGGCGGCGTCGGCAAGGTGGTCGGCGCGATCACCGGTGGCCTGATCATGGCCGTGATCAACAACGGCATGTCCCTGATCGGCGCGCCGAGCGAGCGGGTCATGCTGGTGAAGGGCGTCGTCCTGCTCGCGGCGGTGGCCTACGACATCTGGACGAAACGCCGCGCGGCTTCCTGAGCGTGCCGGCCGGCGTAAAGGGGCTTTCCTCGTTCGCGGGGAAAGCCCCTTTCCGTGTCGTTCAATGAATTCGACGGAAAGTGATTTTCGAACTTCTCGAACGGGCTCGGTAATGCTTGACCACGCGCTGACGGTGCGGTCATAGTCTTGGTGAATCCCTCACCGACGACAGGACGTGACCATGCACAAAGTCGTGCGTTCCCTGGTGGTTTCCTTGGCCGTGGCCGCTTCGGTCGCCACCTCGGCAGGTGTCGCTTCGGCGGCGACCTGGTCGTCTTCGGACAAATGGGCGACCTGGTCCAACGGCGGCTACACGATCCGCAACGACGTCTGGGGCAGCGGGGCCGGCCCGCAGACCATCTGGGCGAACTCGTACAGCAATTTCGGGGTCTGGTCGGACCAGCCGAACACCGGCGGGGTGAAGACCTACCCGCACTCGGCGAAGAACGTCGGCAAGAAGCTCAGCGCGCTCGGGAAGGTTTCGAGCAGTTTCAACGTCACCCGCCCCGGCAGCGGCGCCTACGAGACCGCGTATGACATCTGGGCGGACAACAACGCCTACGAAACCATGCTCTGGATGGACAAGCAGGGCGCGGTCGGGCCGCTGGGCAGCAAGCAGGTCACCGCGACCGTCGGCGGTCACACCTGGGACGTCTACAAGGGATCGAACGGCTCGAACGCGGTGTTCTCGTTCGTCCGCACGTCGAACACGAACGCCGGGACGGTCGACGTGCTGGCCGTGCTGAACTGGATCAAGGCGCGCGGCTGGTTCGGGGACGTCACGCTCGGCGAGGTCCAGTTCGGCTTCGAGATCACCTCGTCGCCGGGTGGCCTGAACTTCACGACGAACAGCTATTCCGTCACCAGCTCCTGAGTGGAGGGTCGCGTGCGCCGGTTCGTCCTCGCGGTGGTCACCGCGCTGCTGTGCTGCTGGTGTGTCCCGGTGGTGGCGGCGGCGGCCCCGGGTCACCCCCGCACCGAGACGGTGCTCGGCGGTGGCTGGCGGTTCCACCTCGGCGACGTCACCGGCGCCGCGGCCCCCGGTTTCGACGACACTTCCTGGGCGCCGGTCACGGTGCCGCACACGTGGAACGCGGCGGACGGCGCCGACGGCGGCGGGAACTACCGGCGCGACGTCGGGTGGTACCGGACCCGGCTGGCCGTCCCGGCCGGGGACCGGCGGGTCTTCCTCCAGTTCGACGGCGCGAACCTGGTCACCGACGTCTACGTCGACGGCCGGCGCGCCGGGCGGCACGAGGGCGGCTATTCCGGGTTCCGCTTCGACGTCACCGCGCTCGCGCCCGCCGGGCGGACGGTGTCCGTCGCGGTGGCGGTCGACAACCGGAAGAACGCCGGCGTCGCCCCGCTCGACGGCGACTTCACCCTGTTCGGGGGCCTCTACCGTGACGTGAAACTCGTCGTCACCGACCCGGTGCACGTGGACGCGCTCGACTACGGCGGCCCGGGTGTCTCGGTGCGGCAGCGGGCGCTGACGCCGGCGGCCGCCGACCTCGAGGCGACCACCAGGGTCACCAACGACACGGCCGTGCCGCGGCGGATCCCGGTCCGGACCGTCGTCCGGGACGCCG
This window of the Amycolatopsis balhimycina FH 1894 genome carries:
- the chvE gene encoding multiple monosaccharide ABC transporter substrate-binding protein gives rise to the protein MKFSRGIAAVAAAGLVLTLSACGSSQKTADQTAAPGAAGAAGGLVGVTMPTKSSERWIHDGDNIKSALEKLGYKVDLQYAENDIPTQVNQIENQITKGAKLLVVASIDGTAITTQLQEAADKKIPVIAYDRLIRNSPNVDYYATFDNFKVGVEQANSLVKGLGTGAGPFNIELFAGSPDDNNATFFFNGAMSVLKPLMDSGKLVVKSGQTDFARAAILRWDPATAQRRMEDLLTKTYTGGAKVQGVLSPYDGLSIGILSALKSNGYGTGGQAYPIVTGQDAEVASVKSIIAGEQYSTIFKDTRILADTTVKMADAVLKGGKPEVNNTKDYDNGKKVVPSYLLQPVTVDKTNYQKELVDSGYYTAGQLK
- a CDS encoding L-ribulose-5-phosphate 4-epimerase, with product MSLTGEVLDTVAELRETVAKLHGELTRNALVIWTAGNVSARVPGRDLLVIKPSGVSYDNLSADTMVVTDLHGELVEGDLAPSSDTAAHAYVYRHMPEIGGVVHTHSTYATAWAARGEPIPCVLTMIADEFGGEIPVGPFALIGDDSIGRGIVETLRSSRSPAVLMRNHGPFTVGRTARDAVKAAVMVEDVARTVHKAFELGTPEPLPPEDVDRLYARYQNVYGQH
- the mmsA gene encoding multiple monosaccharide ABC transporter ATP-binding protein → MTELLGMRGITKTFPGVKALSDVTLSVRRGEIHAICGENGAGKSTLMKVLSGVYPHGSYDGEITFDGQRCEFGSVRDSERRGIVIIHQELALCGQLSIAENIFLGNEQGKRGWIDWNRTNHEAGALLKRVGLAENATRAVQELGVGKQQLVEIAKALSKEVKLLILDEPTAALNDDDSAHLLELLRGLRDEGVTCVIISHKLGEVTAIADTVTILRDGKTIETLDAAELTEERIITGMVGRDLEHRFPPREPEIGEEVLRIEDWTVHSPTQAGRVVVDHASLSLRRGEIVGLAGLMGAGRTELAMSVFGRSWGKDISGRIFKHGQEIDVRSVREAVRHGIAYATEDRKRYGLNLIEDIQRNVSAAGLGKLAKRGWVNEHAEHDTANRYHRDLRIKAPSVQSVTGKLSGGNQQKVVLAKWIFTDPDVLILDEPTRGIDVGAKFEIYTIINELAAQGKAVLVISSELPELLGLCDRIYALSAGRITGVAEREEATQELLMQYMTKERE
- the araA gene encoding L-arabinose isomerase, which encodes MTRASKPQVWFLTGSQGLYGEETLEQVAGQSLHIQQLLAASGGLPAEIVGKPVLTEASAIRRVLQEANTDADCVGVIAWMHTFSPAKMWITGLDALRKPLLHLHTQLNEALPWSTIDMDFMNLNQAAHGDREFGFIQTRLGVPRKTVAGHVSDPAVVARIDAWARAAIGADHLRNLRLARFGDNMRDVAVTEGDKVEAELRFGVSVNTYGVNDLVERVDSVSDVDDLVAAYADAYAVVPELAAGGARHESLRYAAKIEAGLRKFLTDGGFGAFTTNFEDLGGLRQLPGLAVQRLMADGYGFGGEGDWKTSALLAAVKAMGVGKSLGTSFMEDYTYHFGPGTPKILGAHMLEVCPSIASAKPSCEIHALGIGGREDPVRLVFDATPGPGVVLGLVDLGDRFRLVANEIEVVAPDEPLPKLPVARAVWEPAPSLSTSAESWITAGGPHHTVLTQAVGTETLRDFANLLGVELLVIDQDTTPHGFADRIRWNQAYHRLAQGF
- a CDS encoding glycoside hydrolase family 12 protein — encoded protein: MHKVVRSLVVSLAVAASVATSAGVASAATWSSSDKWATWSNGGYTIRNDVWGSGAGPQTIWANSYSNFGVWSDQPNTGGVKTYPHSAKNVGKKLSALGKVSSSFNVTRPGSGAYETAYDIWADNNAYETMLWMDKQGAVGPLGSKQVTATVGGHTWDVYKGSNGSNAVFSFVRTSNTNAGTVDVLAVLNWIKARGWFGDVTLGEVQFGFEITSSPGGLNFTTNSYSVTSS
- the araB gene encoding ribulokinase, with the translated sequence MGEPLTVGVDFGTLSGRAVVVRVADGAELGSGVFEYPHGVLDETLPGTGRALPPEWALQVPADYVGVLRNAVPAALRDAGVDAGDVVGIATDFTACTMVPTTADGTPLCELPEFEGNPHAYVKLWKHHSAQPQAVRINELARTRGEKWLPRYGGLISSEWEFAKALELFEEAPEVYAAMRHWVEAADWIVWQLTGTYVRNACTAGYKGILQDGQYPSRDFLRELAPGFESFVADKLEHPLGQLGSRAGSLTAEAAAWTGLPEGIAVAVGNVDAHVTAPAAQAVEPGQMVAIMGTSTCHVMNGAELREVPGMCGVVEGGIVAGLWGYEAGQSGVGDIFGWFVEHGVPASYASPDGVHEHLTRLAAQQEIGEHGLIALDWHSGNRSVLVDHELSGVVVGQTLATRAEDVYRALLEATAFGTRKIIETFNAAGVPVTELIIAGGLTKNALLMQIYADVTNLPLSVIGSAQGPALGSAIHAAVAAGAHADIRVAAAAMGSVERAVYRPVAAHVAAYDELYAEYTELHDYFGRGGNDVMHRLAARRRAVSQAVSQVVAKGQS
- the mmsB gene encoding multiple monosaccharide ABC transporter permease encodes the protein MTTTEARPAVPPVERSKRRISINPRQSGIYVAFALIVVLFEVLTGGALLEPQNISNIIVQNSYVLILAIGMILVIISGHIDLSAGSVVAMTGAVSAVLMVNSHVPWFVAVLITLVVGAAIGAWQGYWVAYFGIPAFIVTLAGMLAFRALTLSVLGNQGIGPFPDAIRTLSNGFTDGYLGNIALGPLGGADLVSVLAGVAAVAGIVFTQWRKRAGRLGYGQEVDPFPVFVLKIAGIAVLVLALVVQLARFKNLPWVLILLAVLVLGYSLVAGKSVFGRHIYAVGGNLQAATLSGVKVKQVTFWIFVNMGVLAALAGIIFAGRLNQAGPTAGVNFELDAIAAAFIGGAAVQGGVGKVVGAITGGLIMAVINNGMSLIGAPSERVMLVKGVVLLAAVAYDIWTKRRAAS